The following are encoded in a window of Bradyrhizobium sp. WBOS07 genomic DNA:
- a CDS encoding LysE family translocator: MPHTSALLGFALVSLGLVLTPGPNMIYLISRSITQGPAAGIVSLGGVALGFVFYMLCAAFGITALLLAIPFAYDALRFAGAGYLLWLAWQAVRPGGRSPFQVRKLAIDSPRRLFAMGFVTNLLNPKIAMLYLALLPQFIDRAAGSVLTQSIMLGAIQIAISVSVNAMIALAAGSIALFLANRPSWMLVQRWLMGTVLAGLAVRMAVEAKKV, encoded by the coding sequence ATGCCCCACACCTCCGCCCTGCTCGGCTTTGCCCTCGTCAGCCTCGGTCTCGTGCTGACGCCGGGACCGAACATGATCTACCTGATCTCGCGCTCGATCACGCAGGGGCCCGCGGCCGGCATCGTCTCGCTCGGCGGCGTCGCGCTCGGCTTCGTGTTCTACATGCTGTGCGCCGCGTTCGGCATCACCGCGCTGCTGCTCGCCATTCCCTTTGCCTATGACGCGCTGCGCTTTGCCGGTGCGGGTTATCTGCTCTGGCTCGCCTGGCAGGCGGTGAGACCGGGCGGGCGATCGCCGTTCCAGGTCCGGAAGCTCGCGATCGACAGCCCGCGCAGATTGTTCGCGATGGGCTTCGTCACCAACCTGCTCAATCCGAAGATCGCGATGCTGTATCTGGCGCTGCTGCCGCAATTCATCGATCGCGCCGCCGGCAGCGTGCTGACGCAGTCGATCATGCTGGGCGCGATCCAGATCGCGATCAGCGTCAGCGTCAATGCGATGATCGCGCTCGCGGCCGGCTCGATCGCGCTGTTCCTGGCGAACCGGCCGAGCTGGATGCTGGTGCAGCGCTGGCTGATGGGCACCGTGCTGGCCGGGCTCGCGGTGCGGATGGCGGTGGAAGCGAAGAAGGTGTAG
- a CDS encoding glutathione S-transferase family protein, which translates to MTIELHTWNTPNGRKISVALEEMGLPYKVIPVNITKGEQMAPEFLKLSPNNKIPAIVDPEGPDGKPVSIFESGAILLYLGEKTGKFLPKSLRERIPVYEWLMWQMGGFGPMPGQVHHFIALENEQDRAYGLKRYMAETRRLYGVLDRRLEGRDFVAGELSIADFAILGWAWRHPRHKVDLADFPNVKRWYEALMARPAVKRGMEAKLD; encoded by the coding sequence ATGACCATCGAGCTGCACACCTGGAACACGCCGAACGGCCGCAAGATCTCGGTCGCGCTGGAGGAGATGGGGCTGCCCTACAAGGTGATCCCGGTGAACATCACCAAGGGCGAGCAGATGGCGCCGGAATTCCTCAAGCTGTCCCCGAACAACAAGATCCCCGCGATCGTCGACCCCGAGGGGCCCGACGGCAAGCCGGTCAGCATCTTCGAATCCGGCGCGATCCTGCTCTATCTCGGCGAAAAGACCGGCAAATTCCTGCCGAAATCGCTTCGCGAGCGGATCCCCGTCTACGAATGGCTGATGTGGCAGATGGGCGGCTTCGGTCCGATGCCGGGCCAGGTGCACCATTTCATCGCGCTCGAGAACGAGCAGGACCGCGCCTACGGCCTGAAGCGCTATATGGCCGAGACCCGCCGGCTCTACGGCGTGCTGGACCGCCGCCTCGAGGGGCGCGACTTCGTCGCCGGCGAGCTCTCGATTGCCGATTTTGCCATCCTGGGCTGGGCCTGGCGCCACCCTCGCCACAAGGTTGATCTGGCCGACTTCCCCAACGTCAAGCGCTGGTACGAGGCCCTGATGGCCCGTCCGGCGGTGAAGCGGGGCATGGAGGCGAAGCTGGATTAG
- the pyrE gene encoding orotate phosphoribosyltransferase produces the protein MSKSASRARLFEIIRRRSFGRGEVTLASGRKSDFYFNLKPTMLDPEGATLLAELTYEALKDDNLDFIGGLEMGAVPLAGALAQISWIKGHPIAAFFVRKKPKEHGAKLAIEGLPKGETLAGKRVVIVEDVTTTGGSAMKAVESVRETGANVVLVLTMVDREEGATDTFAAAGLPFRSLYKASEFLKA, from the coding sequence GTGTCGAAATCTGCCTCCCGCGCCCGCCTGTTCGAAATCATCCGCCGGCGCTCATTCGGCCGCGGCGAGGTGACGCTCGCGTCGGGCCGCAAGAGCGATTTCTACTTCAACCTCAAGCCGACCATGCTCGACCCGGAGGGGGCGACCCTGCTCGCCGAACTGACCTACGAGGCGCTGAAGGACGATAATCTCGATTTCATCGGCGGCCTCGAGATGGGCGCGGTGCCGCTCGCCGGTGCGCTGGCGCAGATCTCCTGGATCAAGGGGCATCCGATCGCGGCGTTCTTCGTGCGCAAGAAGCCGAAGGAGCACGGCGCCAAGCTCGCGATCGAGGGCCTGCCGAAGGGCGAGACGCTTGCCGGCAAGCGCGTCGTGATCGTCGAGGACGTCACCACGACCGGCGGCTCGGCGATGAAGGCGGTGGAATCCGTGCGCGAGACCGGCGCCAATGTGGTGCTGGTGCTGACCATGGTCGACCGCGAGGAAGGCGCCACCGACACTTTCGCGGCGGCCGGCCTGCCGTTCCGCTCGCTGTACAAGGCCTCGGAATTCTTGAAGGCCTAG
- a CDS encoding DUF2865 domain-containing protein, which yields MLAAAILAAPLLAAPAPVSAEGLFDFLFGGMQQQRPQREVPQQASPYVDPFTGQQSGGTPQYVPPTRAAAAGGSGPAFCVRSCDGKYFPLMRGLVSPAQMCQAFCPASATKVYFGSSIDGAHSQAGERYADSENAFAYRKALRADCTCNGREPVGLAPVDLALDSSLKAGDVIATTDGLVAYTGIRVGNDQAADFTPVASYPGLTAQVRARLGEMKVAPVRAETVSADAPAAEIVREPLPDVTVPKTTAQKPAKRAGLD from the coding sequence ATGCTTGCAGCCGCCATCCTTGCAGCGCCGCTGCTTGCGGCTCCCGCACCGGTTTCTGCCGAAGGCCTGTTCGACTTCCTCTTCGGCGGCATGCAGCAGCAGCGGCCGCAGCGCGAAGTGCCGCAGCAGGCGAGCCCCTACGTCGATCCCTTCACCGGGCAACAGAGCGGCGGAACGCCGCAATATGTGCCGCCGACCCGCGCGGCGGCCGCCGGCGGCTCCGGTCCGGCCTTCTGCGTGCGCAGCTGCGACGGCAAATATTTTCCGCTGATGCGCGGCCTCGTCTCACCGGCGCAGATGTGTCAGGCGTTCTGTCCTGCCAGCGCGACCAAGGTCTATTTCGGCTCCTCGATCGACGGAGCCCATTCGCAGGCCGGCGAGCGCTACGCCGACAGCGAGAACGCGTTCGCCTACCGTAAGGCGCTGCGCGCCGACTGCACCTGCAACGGCCGCGAACCGGTCGGCCTTGCCCCGGTCGATCTGGCGCTGGATTCCTCGCTGAAGGCGGGCGACGTGATCGCCACCACCGACGGCCTCGTCGCCTATACCGGCATCCGCGTCGGCAACGACCAGGCAGCGGACTTCACCCCGGTTGCGTCCTATCCCGGCCTCACCGCCCAGGTCCGCGCCCGCCTCGGCGAGATGAAAGTGGCGCCGGTGCGCGCGGAAACAGTGTCGGCGGACGCCCCGGCTGCGGAGATCGTGCGTGAGCCGCTGCCGGATGTGACGGTGCCGAAGACGACGGCGCAGAAGCCGGCGAAGCGGGCGGGGCTGGATTGA
- the pdeM gene encoding ligase-associated DNA damage response endonuclease PdeM, protein MRVSTVAISDVTFAADLSGALFWEEQRLLVVSDLHLEKGSSFATRGVLLPPYDTLATLSRLAAVISRHDPRIVIALGDSFHDRTAHERLSPDDRDAVAALQTGRDWIWISGNHDPMLPPDLGGTVAEEVAIGPITFRHEPTGAHGEIAGHLHPKARVSARGRSMERRCFASDGMRAVMPAFGAYAGGLSIRDAAFAKIFPANGFVAHLLGDRRVHAIAASRCY, encoded by the coding sequence ATGCGCGTGTCCACAGTTGCGATCAGCGATGTGACCTTCGCTGCCGATCTCTCCGGCGCGCTGTTCTGGGAAGAGCAGCGCCTGCTGGTCGTCTCCGATCTGCATCTGGAAAAAGGCTCCAGCTTCGCCACCCGCGGCGTGCTGCTGCCGCCCTACGATACGCTGGCGACGCTGAGCCGTCTCGCTGCTGTCATCTCCCGCCATGACCCTCGCATTGTCATCGCGCTCGGCGACAGCTTTCACGACCGCACGGCGCATGAACGGTTGTCGCCGGACGATCGGGACGCCGTCGCCGCGCTGCAGACCGGCCGCGACTGGATCTGGATCTCCGGCAACCACGATCCGATGCTGCCGCCTGATCTCGGCGGCACCGTCGCCGAGGAGGTCGCGATCGGCCCGATCACCTTCCGCCACGAGCCGACCGGCGCGCACGGCGAGATCGCCGGCCATCTTCATCCCAAGGCGCGCGTCTCCGCGCGCGGCCGCTCCATGGAGCGCCGCTGCTTCGCCTCCGACGGGATGCGCGCGGTGATGCCGGCGTTCGGCGCCTATGCCGGCGGCCTCAGCATCCGCGACGCCGCATTTGCGAAGATCTTCCCGGCCAATGGCTTCGTCGCCCATCTGCTCGGCGACCGCCGAGTCCATGCCATTGCGGCCTCGCGCTGCTATTGA
- a CDS encoding ligase-associated DNA damage response DEXH box helicase produces MPPRILQTSAEPAALLPSRFQQWFAGRGWSPRAHQLALLEKAREDRSALLIAPTGAGKTLAGFLPTLVELSIQPIDREASPKKSLVSTGRSVQRSGGLHTLYISPLKALAVDIARNLERPIAEMALPIKVETRTGDTPVSRRQRQRRYPPDVLLTTPEQLALLLSSDDAPFLFSSLKRIVLDELHALVTSKRGDLLALGLARLWRLAPQLRAIGLSATVAEPEQLARFLVPQPGGEERAADIVVAGGAAPPEVEMLDTRERLPWAGHSARHALPEIYELIKANKTTLVFVNTRSQAEMLFQNLWSMNDDGLAIALHHGSLDVAQRRKVEDAMSAGKLRGVVCTSSLDLGVDWGDVDLVVNIGAPKGSSRLMQRIGRANHRLDEASRAVLVPANRFEVLECRVAIDAIAENAQDTPPLRTGALDVLAQHVLGCACGEPFLSDELYAEVRTAAPYAELSRQDFDDVVDFVASGGYALKTYERFARIKQDKEGRWRVANPKVRQSYRMNVGTIVEDDMLKVRLVRSRGGRSGSTGVIARGGRLLGEIEEAFIEGLSPGDTFVFSGEVVRYETLVEDQVYVSRAHDKDPKVPSYMGGKFPLSTYLAERVRRLLDDSRAWGGLPEQVRDWLSLQKDASKVPGVRELLVESFPRANKHYLVCYPFEGRLAHQTLGMLLTRRLERARARPLGFVANEYAIAVWALGDMSFMIRDGRIDLDALFDPDMLGDDLEAWLAESALMKRTFRNCAIISGLIARRHTGEEKSRRQVLFSTDLVYDVLRKHQADHVLLRAARADAATGLLDLRRLSDMLMRIQGRITLRELDRVSPLAVPVMLEIGRESVYGEAADELLAEAADELVKEAMDRSG; encoded by the coding sequence GTGCCGCCCCGTATCCTCCAGACATCGGCCGAGCCCGCCGCGCTGCTGCCAAGCCGCTTCCAGCAATGGTTCGCAGGCCGCGGCTGGTCGCCGCGTGCGCATCAATTGGCGCTGCTAGAGAAGGCGCGCGAGGACCGCTCGGCCCTGCTGATCGCGCCGACCGGTGCCGGCAAGACGCTGGCGGGATTCCTGCCGACGCTGGTGGAACTGTCGATTCAGCCCATCGATCGCGAGGCAAGTCCGAAGAAAAGCCTCGTCTCCACCGGCCGCAGCGTGCAACGTTCCGGCGGCCTGCACACGCTCTACATCTCGCCGCTGAAAGCGCTCGCCGTCGATATCGCACGCAATCTGGAGCGGCCGATCGCCGAGATGGCGCTGCCGATCAAGGTCGAGACCCGCACCGGCGACACGCCGGTGTCGCGGCGGCAGCGGCAGCGGCGCTATCCGCCGGACGTGTTGCTGACGACGCCGGAGCAGCTTGCGCTGCTGCTGTCCTCCGACGACGCGCCGTTCCTGTTCTCGTCCCTGAAGCGCATCGTGCTCGACGAATTGCATGCGCTGGTGACGTCCAAGCGCGGCGATCTGCTCGCGCTCGGCCTCGCGCGGCTGTGGCGGCTGGCGCCGCAGCTGCGCGCGATCGGCCTGTCGGCAACCGTGGCCGAGCCGGAGCAGCTCGCACGCTTCCTGGTGCCGCAGCCGGGCGGCGAGGAGCGAGCCGCCGACATTGTCGTCGCCGGCGGTGCCGCGCCGCCCGAGGTCGAGATGCTCGACACGCGCGAGCGCCTGCCCTGGGCCGGCCACAGCGCGCGCCACGCGCTCCCCGAGATCTACGAGCTGATCAAGGCGAACAAGACCACGCTGGTCTTCGTCAACACCCGCAGTCAGGCCGAGATGCTGTTCCAGAATCTCTGGAGCATGAACGACGACGGCCTTGCGATAGCGCTGCATCACGGCTCGCTCGACGTTGCCCAGCGCCGCAAGGTCGAGGACGCGATGTCGGCAGGAAAGCTGCGCGGCGTCGTCTGCACCTCCTCGCTCGACCTCGGCGTCGACTGGGGCGACGTTGATCTCGTCGTCAATATCGGCGCGCCCAAAGGCTCCTCGCGCCTGATGCAGCGGATCGGCCGCGCCAACCACCGCCTCGACGAGGCGTCGCGCGCGGTGCTGGTGCCGGCCAATCGGTTCGAGGTGCTCGAGTGCCGCGTCGCGATCGACGCCATTGCCGAGAACGCGCAGGACACGCCGCCCTTGCGCACCGGGGCGCTGGACGTGCTGGCCCAGCATGTGCTCGGCTGTGCCTGCGGCGAGCCGTTCCTTTCCGACGAGCTTTATGCCGAGGTTCGTACCGCCGCGCCCTACGCCGAGCTGTCGCGGCAGGATTTCGACGACGTCGTCGATTTCGTCGCCTCCGGCGGCTACGCCCTGAAGACCTACGAGCGCTTCGCCCGCATCAAGCAGGACAAGGAGGGGCGCTGGCGCGTCGCCAATCCCAAGGTGCGGCAGAGCTACCGCATGAACGTCGGCACCATCGTCGAGGACGACATGCTGAAGGTGCGGCTGGTGCGCTCGCGCGGCGGCAGGAGCGGATCGACCGGCGTGATCGCCCGCGGCGGCCGGCTGCTCGGCGAGATCGAGGAGGCCTTCATCGAGGGCCTCAGCCCCGGCGACACCTTCGTGTTCTCGGGCGAGGTGGTGCGCTATGAGACCCTGGTCGAGGACCAGGTCTACGTCTCGCGCGCGCATGACAAGGATCCGAAGGTGCCATCTTATATGGGCGGCAAGTTTCCGCTCTCGACCTATCTTGCCGAACGCGTGCGCCGCCTGCTCGACGACAGCCGCGCGTGGGGCGGCTTGCCGGAGCAGGTGCGCGACTGGCTGTCGCTGCAGAAGGACGCCAGCAAAGTGCCTGGGGTGCGCGAGCTGCTGGTCGAGAGCTTCCCACGCGCCAACAAGCATTATCTGGTCTGCTATCCCTTCGAAGGCCGGCTTGCGCACCAGACCCTCGGTATGCTGCTGACGCGGCGGCTGGAGCGCGCCCGCGCCCGGCCGCTCGGCTTCGTCGCCAATGAATACGCCATCGCGGTCTGGGCGCTCGGCGACATGTCCTTCATGATCCGCGACGGCCGCATCGACCTCGACGCGCTGTTCGACCCCGATATGCTCGGCGACGATCTCGAAGCCTGGCTCGCCGAATCAGCCTTGATGAAGCGCACCTTCCGCAATTGCGCGATCATCTCCGGCCTGATCGCGCGCCGCCACACCGGCGAGGAGAAGAGCCGCCGCCAAGTGCTGTTCTCGACCGATCTCGTCTATGACGTGCTGCGCAAGCACCAGGCCGATCACGTCCTGCTGCGCGCCGCGCGCGCCGATGCGGCCACCGGCCTGCTCGATCTGCGCCGCCTCAGCGACATGCTGATGCGCATCCAGGGGCGCATCACGCTCCGGGAACTCGACCGCGTCTCTCCGCTGGCGGTGCCGGTGATGCTGGAAATCGGCCGCGAGTCAGTTTATGGCGAAGCTGCAGACGAGCTCTTGGCCGAAGCCGCCGATGAGCTCGTCAAAGAGGCGATGGATAGAAGCGGGTAA
- a CDS encoding nuclear transport factor 2 family protein codes for MTDPTTIARRYIELWNERTAGRRRELLGEHWTNDASYVDPLMKGDGRDGIEALIAGVQQRFPDFKFQLIGEPNGFGDHIRFSWGLGPDGADSPIKGTDFAVLKDGRISSVTGFLDEVPAGA; via the coding sequence ATGACCGATCCCACCACCATCGCCCGCCGCTACATCGAGCTCTGGAACGAGCGCACGGCCGGCCGGCGCCGCGAGCTGCTCGGCGAACACTGGACGAATGATGCGAGCTACGTCGATCCCTTGATGAAGGGCGACGGCCGCGACGGCATCGAGGCCTTGATCGCCGGCGTGCAGCAGCGCTTTCCCGATTTCAAATTCCAGCTGATCGGCGAGCCCAACGGCTTTGGCGACCACATTCGTTTTTCCTGGGGCCTCGGTCCCGACGGCGCGGACAGCCCGATCAAGGGCACTGATTTTGCGGTGCTGAAAGACGGCCGCATCAGCAGCGTCACCGGATTTCTCGATGAGGTGCCGGCCGGGGCGTGA
- a CDS encoding RidA family protein: protein MSIQRFETGPRMSQVVVHGNTVYLAGVVANKAAGESVTKQTQDILATIDGHLAKAGTDKSKLLSATIYITDMKTFGEMNAVWDAWVSPGNTPARATVEAKLAAPQYTVEIMVTAAK, encoded by the coding sequence ATGAGCATCCAGCGTTTCGAAACCGGCCCACGCATGAGCCAGGTCGTCGTGCACGGCAACACCGTCTATCTCGCCGGTGTCGTCGCCAACAAGGCCGCCGGCGAAAGCGTTACGAAGCAGACCCAGGACATCCTGGCGACCATCGACGGTCATCTCGCCAAGGCCGGCACCGACAAGTCGAAGCTGCTGTCGGCCACGATCTACATCACCGACATGAAGACCTTCGGCGAGATGAATGCGGTGTGGGACGCCTGGGTGTCGCCCGGCAACACCCCGGCCCGCGCCACGGTCGAAGCCAAGCTGGCGGCGCCGCAATACACCGTCGAGATCATGGTGACTGCCGCGAAGTAA
- a CDS encoding FAD-binding dehydrogenase → MAEETDVIIVGAGLSGLVAATEIADAGKRVIVVDQEGEQSIGGQAFWSFGGLFLVDSPEQRRLGIKDSFDLAMQDWIGAAGFDRDDDFWPRQWAEAYVAFAAGEKRAWLRAMGHRFFPVVGWAERGGYDAMGHGNSVPRFHVTWGTGPGIVELFERRAREAMKSGRLSFRFRHRVDALSISNGTVDGVSGAVLAPDAVERGKSSSRNVVGEFALKAQAVIVASGGIGGNHELVRQNWPKRLGDPPKFMISGVPEHVDGRMIGITEKTGARLINRDRMWHYVEGIQNWNPIWPRHGIRILPGPSSMWFDATGTRLPAPLFPGSDTLGQLEYIMSTGYDYSWFILTQSIIKKEFALSGSEQNPDLTGKSWRMTLRRATNKGAPAPVEAFKRHGVDFIVRDKLEDLVAEMNKLAGSDLLRLDHIRTQIEARDREIANPYVKDAQVMNIHNARRYIGDRLIRTASPHRILDPAQGPLIAVKLNILTRKTLGGFETDLDSRVFGGEGSVIPGLYAVGEAAGFGGGGVHGYRSLEGTFLGGCLFSGRNAGRSAVKAVG, encoded by the coding sequence ATGGCTGAGGAAACAGACGTCATCATCGTCGGGGCGGGACTGTCGGGCCTCGTGGCCGCCACCGAGATTGCCGACGCGGGCAAGCGCGTCATCGTGGTCGACCAGGAAGGCGAGCAGTCGATTGGCGGCCAGGCGTTCTGGTCGTTCGGCGGCCTGTTCCTGGTCGATTCGCCGGAGCAGCGCCGGCTCGGCATCAAGGATAGCTTCGACCTCGCCATGCAGGACTGGATCGGCGCTGCCGGCTTCGACCGCGACGACGATTTCTGGCCGCGGCAATGGGCCGAGGCCTATGTCGCCTTCGCGGCCGGCGAGAAGCGCGCCTGGTTGCGGGCGATGGGCCATCGCTTCTTTCCCGTGGTGGGCTGGGCCGAGCGCGGCGGTTACGACGCGATGGGGCACGGCAATTCGGTACCGCGCTTTCACGTCACCTGGGGCACCGGGCCCGGCATCGTCGAGCTGTTCGAGCGCCGCGCGCGCGAGGCGATGAAGAGCGGCCGGCTGAGCTTCAGGTTCCGCCACCGCGTCGACGCGCTCTCGATCAGCAACGGCACGGTGGACGGCGTCAGCGGCGCCGTCCTCGCCCCCGACGCTGTCGAGCGCGGCAAGAGCTCATCGCGCAATGTGGTCGGCGAGTTCGCGCTGAAGGCGCAGGCCGTGATCGTGGCCTCCGGCGGCATCGGCGGCAATCACGAGCTGGTCCGGCAGAACTGGCCGAAGCGGCTCGGCGATCCCCCGAAATTCATGATCTCCGGCGTGCCCGAACATGTCGACGGCCGCATGATCGGCATCACAGAAAAGACCGGCGCGCGGCTGATCAACCGCGACCGCATGTGGCATTATGTCGAGGGCATCCAGAACTGGAATCCCATCTGGCCGCGCCACGGCATCCGCATCCTGCCCGGGCCCTCCTCGATGTGGTTCGACGCCACCGGCACGCGGCTGCCGGCGCCGCTCTTCCCCGGCTCCGACACGCTCGGCCAGCTCGAATACATCATGTCGACTGGCTATGATTATTCCTGGTTCATCCTGACCCAGAGCATCATCAAGAAGGAGTTCGCGCTGTCGGGCTCGGAGCAGAATCCCGACCTCACGGGAAAGAGCTGGCGCATGACCTTGCGCCGCGCCACCAACAAGGGCGCGCCGGCGCCGGTGGAGGCGTTCAAGCGCCATGGTGTCGACTTCATCGTGCGCGACAAGCTCGAGGATCTCGTTGCGGAGATGAACAAGCTCGCCGGCAGCGACCTCCTCAGGCTCGACCATATCAGGACGCAGATCGAGGCGCGCGACCGCGAGATCGCCAATCCCTACGTCAAGGACGCGCAGGTGATGAACATCCACAATGCGCGCCGCTATATCGGCGACAGGCTGATCCGCACCGCCTCCCCGCACCGGATCCTGGATCCCGCGCAGGGACCGCTGATCGCGGTCAAGCTCAACATCCTCACCCGCAAGACGTTGGGCGGCTTCGAGACCGACCTCGACTCCCGCGTGTTCGGCGGCGAGGGCAGCGTCATTCCCGGCCTCTATGCGGTCGGCGAAGCCGCCGGCTTTGGGGGCGGCGGCGTGCACGGCTATCGCTCGCTCGAAGGCACCTTCCTCGGCGGCTGCCTGTTCTCGGGCCGCAATGCGGGCCGGTCGGCAGTAAAGGCGGTAGGCTGA
- a CDS encoding SCO family protein translates to MSSATRPLVIATAFAASLIVGLLIMFWAMGGISKVAQPAAIGGPFQLTDQNGKAVTDKSLKGKPTLIFFGYTHCPDVCPTSLFEISEVLRVMGKDADKLNAVFISVDPERDTQAALKDYLSSFDPHLQGLSGDPAETAKVITSYRVYAKKIPTKDGDYTMDHTALIYLMDRDGRFVSPFNLKRTPEEAAAELKKYL, encoded by the coding sequence ATGAGCTCCGCCACCCGTCCGCTGGTGATCGCGACCGCCTTCGCCGCAAGCCTCATCGTCGGGCTCCTGATCATGTTCTGGGCCATGGGCGGGATCAGCAAGGTGGCGCAGCCGGCTGCGATCGGCGGCCCGTTCCAGCTCACCGACCAGAACGGCAAGGCCGTCACCGACAAGAGCCTCAAGGGCAAGCCGACCCTGATCTTCTTCGGCTACACCCATTGCCCCGACGTCTGCCCGACCTCGCTGTTCGAGATCTCGGAAGTGCTGCGCGTGATGGGCAAGGATGCCGACAAGCTCAATGCCGTCTTCATCTCGGTCGATCCCGAGCGCGATACGCAGGCAGCGCTGAAGGACTATCTGTCGAGCTTCGATCCGCATCTTCAGGGCCTGTCCGGCGATCCCGCCGAGACTGCCAAGGTCATCACCTCCTACCGGGTTTACGCCAAGAAGATCCCGACCAAGGACGGCGACTACACCATGGACCATACCGCGCTGATCTACCTGATGGACCGCGACGGCCGCTTCGTCTCGCCGTTCAATCTGAAGCGGACGCCGGAAGAGGCGGCGGCGGAGTTGAAGAAGTATCTTTGA
- a CDS encoding transporter substrate-binding domain-containing protein → MAPSQQAKSTKSARSLLTGLAAVACLLASLPAAEAQAPAKQPPAAPQATPQVAPQAAPQAVPGFWDPRRRPERPDLSRLTVIRFLTETDYPPFNYTGADGNPAGFNVDLARSLCEEIKVTCTVQMRRFETLVDALTSNRGDAIIASMAVSPQLRARVDFTDPYYRVPARFVSRKDAVMPEIRPEYLEGKKVGVIAGSAHEAYLKAMFTDAELHAYPSDEAMRAALRKGEVDFIFGDAISLAFWINGTDSGDCCAFSGGPFVESRFFGEGIGIAVRKGNDVLRQALNWALFRVWEKGRYTDLWLRYFSVSPF, encoded by the coding sequence ATGGCTCCATCGCAACAGGCGAAATCGACCAAATCTGCCCGTAGCTTGCTGACCGGGCTGGCGGCTGTCGCGTGCCTGCTCGCGAGCCTGCCCGCCGCCGAGGCCCAGGCTCCGGCCAAGCAGCCTCCGGCGGCACCCCAGGCCACGCCGCAGGTCGCGCCCCAGGCCGCCCCGCAGGCCGTGCCCGGGTTCTGGGACCCGCGGCGGCGGCCGGAACGGCCGGACCTGTCGCGCCTGACCGTGATCCGCTTCCTGACCGAGACCGATTATCCGCCGTTCAACTACACCGGCGCCGACGGCAACCCGGCCGGCTTCAACGTCGATCTCGCCCGCAGCCTGTGCGAGGAGATCAAGGTCACCTGCACGGTGCAGATGCGCCGCTTCGAGACGCTGGTCGACGCGCTCACCTCCAACCGCGGCGATGCCATCATCGCCTCGATGGCGGTGAGCCCGCAGCTGCGCGCCCGGGTCGACTTCACCGATCCCTATTACCGCGTGCCGGCGCGCTTCGTCTCCCGCAAGGACGCGGTGATGCCGGAAATCCGGCCCGAATATCTCGAGGGCAAGAAGGTCGGCGTCATCGCCGGCTCCGCGCACGAGGCCTATCTCAAGGCCATGTTCACCGACGCGGAGCTGCACGCCTATCCAAGCGACGAGGCGATGCGCGCCGCTTTGCGCAAGGGCGAGGTCGATTTCATCTTCGGCGACGCCATCTCGCTGGCGTTCTGGATCAACGGCACCGATTCCGGCGATTGCTGCGCCTTCTCCGGCGGCCCCTTCGTCGAGAGCCGCTTCTTCGGTGAGGGCATCGGCATCGCCGTGCGCAAGGGCAACGACGTGCTGCGCCAAGCCCTGAACTGGGCGCTGTTCCGGGTCTGGGAAAAGGGCCGCTACACCGATCTGTGGCTGCGCTATTTCTCGGTGAGCCCGTTCTAG